A stretch of the Veillonella parvula DSM 2008 genome encodes the following:
- the meaB gene encoding methylmalonyl Co-A mutase-associated GTPase MeaB, giving the protein MTDNKRSTPDELRNTQDATFTTGEGKAPELGVKNASTEGSTYRPDWVPEEAKKDDTYACHVMKGVKEMHDGLLSSSAHLAPAVRPVQRRKKLTVADYVRGIEQGDRVILSRAITLVESNNKDHFKLAQQVLQAVLPRTGKALRIGITGVPGAGKSTFIEAFGNMLIEAGYKVAVLAVDPTSQVTKGSILGDKTRMETLTKHPEAYIRPSPAGGTLGGVARKSRETMLLCEAAGYDIILVETVGVGQSEVTVRSMVDFFMLIVLTGAGDELQGIKKGVMELADAIVVNKADGDNLKRALIARSDYDRMLHYIRPATEKWKTQAYTCSAVTKDGLDELWDVIQEFTEQGKENGVFLKRRQEQSLRWVRDMIDEHLHNLFFNNVVIQGRMGEVENAVLDGEMSESQAVEELIGVFDKSLQ; this is encoded by the coding sequence ATGACTGATAACAAACGGTCTACTCCGGATGAATTGCGCAATACACAGGACGCAACTTTCACCACTGGTGAAGGCAAGGCCCCTGAATTAGGTGTAAAAAACGCAAGCACAGAGGGTAGTACCTATCGTCCCGACTGGGTGCCAGAAGAAGCGAAGAAAGATGACACTTATGCGTGTCACGTAATGAAAGGCGTCAAAGAAATGCATGACGGCCTCTTATCTAGCTCTGCTCATCTGGCTCCAGCGGTACGTCCCGTACAGCGGCGAAAGAAATTAACTGTCGCTGATTATGTACGCGGTATCGAGCAGGGGGACCGCGTTATACTTTCACGGGCTATCACATTAGTAGAAAGTAATAATAAGGACCATTTCAAACTAGCTCAACAAGTGTTGCAAGCCGTATTGCCTCGTACGGGCAAGGCATTGCGCATCGGTATTACTGGTGTGCCTGGGGCCGGTAAAAGTACGTTTATTGAAGCCTTCGGTAACATGCTCATTGAAGCGGGTTACAAGGTTGCCGTACTGGCTGTAGACCCTACGAGCCAAGTCACAAAAGGCAGTATTTTGGGTGATAAAACGCGGATGGAAACGTTGACGAAACATCCTGAGGCTTATATTCGTCCATCGCCGGCTGGTGGTACGCTAGGCGGTGTGGCTCGTAAAAGTAGAGAAACTATGCTACTTTGCGAGGCTGCTGGGTACGATATCATTCTCGTTGAAACCGTTGGGGTTGGGCAAAGCGAAGTTACTGTGCGCTCCATGGTAGACTTCTTTATGCTCATCGTTTTAACGGGGGCAGGCGATGAATTGCAAGGCATTAAAAAAGGCGTTATGGAACTTGCTGATGCTATTGTGGTCAACAAGGCTGATGGAGATAATCTCAAACGAGCTCTCATTGCTCGTAGCGATTACGACCGTATGTTGCATTATATCCGTCCGGCTACGGAAAAATGGAAGACTCAAGCCTACACATGTTCAGCTGTCACAAAGGATGGCCTCGATGAATTGTGGGATGTTATCCAAGAATTTACTGAACAAGGTAAAGAAAATGGGGTCTTCTTAAAACGCCGTCAAGAACAATCCCTCCGTTGGGTACGTGATATGATTGACGAACACTTGCACAACCTATTCTTTAACAATGTAGTCATTCAAGGTCGCATGGGCGAAGTCGAAAATGCTGTCTTAGACGGTGAAATGAGCGAATCTCAAGCCGTTGAAGAGCTTATTGGCGTTTTCGATAAGTCTTTACAATAA
- a CDS encoding methylmalonyl-CoA mutase family protein — protein MSDKKTSKDAERDLLAPVSFDEFKKPTYEQWQAEVEKALKGGDFHKKMFTKTYEGITLQPIYTPALHGEKIPKGVYPGAGEFLRGTKASGYIKDSWGVSQYVDESFPKDANHASLYEIVKGGTIHNIRLDEATRHDQDVQVGAAVGIGGTSLSTMDDCSQLIERFNLKENPLYIETGASAAILLGMLAATVKGSKKQTSDLKGLVGADPIGVWAKDGTLHMSLDTAFDEMAHTVVWAKEQAPELKTVLVSGDVYANGGANDVQEVAYALATAVCYVRQLAQRNIDIHTIAKSMIFTFSLGANFFMEIAKLRALRVIWARIMEAFGADESDRAVHVHGRTSAFTKTVYDPYVNLLRNTTQAFSGVVGGLDSLEVSPFDQPIRKSDDFSRRIARNIQVMLQTEFELRQPVDPVGGSWYVETLAAELCEKIWAEFQTIEAKGGIVAALKEGYPQAQVKAVLDERFKNLSFRRDVAVGNNMYANMTEELLDPKPENQETLRQKRVAQIEEYLASAEPDAVVKAQATLEAGTTEPGALIGLIELGALQKLTIRQIRKALDAGDIASETIESIAAHRWTEQFEALRMRTENYKQRTKDNVKVFLANMGPIPQHKPRADFSTGFFEVGAFEVIKNDGHETTADAAKAARESGADVVVICSTDDTYPELVPPLAKELKETMPNVTVILAGAPPKDLEPVYREAGVDDFISVRANCYEILNTLQDKKGM, from the coding sequence ATGTCTGACAAAAAGACTTCAAAGGATGCTGAACGTGATTTATTAGCACCTGTATCCTTTGATGAGTTTAAGAAACCTACGTATGAACAATGGCAGGCCGAGGTTGAAAAAGCGTTAAAAGGTGGCGACTTCCATAAGAAGATGTTCACTAAAACCTATGAGGGAATAACGTTACAACCAATTTACACGCCTGCATTGCATGGAGAAAAAATTCCAAAGGGTGTATATCCTGGAGCAGGTGAGTTCCTACGTGGCACAAAGGCAAGTGGTTATATTAAAGACTCTTGGGGCGTATCCCAATATGTAGACGAATCCTTTCCTAAGGATGCTAACCATGCAAGTTTATACGAAATTGTAAAAGGTGGTACCATTCACAATATTCGCCTTGATGAAGCAACACGCCATGATCAAGATGTGCAAGTAGGCGCAGCTGTTGGTATCGGCGGTACATCTCTGTCTACTATGGATGATTGTAGCCAATTGATTGAACGTTTTAATTTAAAGGAAAATCCTTTATACATTGAAACAGGTGCTTCTGCAGCTATCTTGCTCGGTATGCTAGCCGCTACGGTGAAAGGCTCTAAAAAACAGACCTCTGACTTGAAAGGTCTCGTTGGCGCAGACCCTATTGGTGTTTGGGCTAAAGATGGTACATTGCATATGTCTTTAGATACAGCCTTTGATGAAATGGCACATACTGTTGTATGGGCTAAAGAACAAGCTCCAGAGCTTAAAACTGTACTTGTATCTGGCGATGTATACGCTAATGGTGGCGCTAATGATGTGCAAGAGGTTGCCTATGCATTGGCAACAGCAGTTTGCTATGTGCGTCAATTAGCACAACGGAACATCGATATTCATACTATTGCTAAAAGCATGATATTCACATTCTCCTTAGGGGCCAACTTCTTTATGGAAATCGCGAAATTGCGCGCTTTGCGTGTGATCTGGGCGCGTATCATGGAGGCCTTCGGCGCTGATGAAAGCGACCGGGCGGTGCATGTTCACGGCAGAACATCGGCTTTCACAAAGACCGTATACGATCCGTATGTAAATCTGTTGCGTAACACGACACAGGCATTCTCCGGCGTTGTGGGCGGTTTGGACAGCCTGGAGGTATCTCCGTTTGATCAGCCGATTCGCAAATCTGACGATTTCTCCCGTCGTATTGCGCGTAATATTCAGGTCATGTTGCAGACGGAATTCGAATTGCGTCAACCTGTGGACCCTGTAGGCGGTTCCTGGTATGTGGAAACATTGGCAGCCGAATTATGTGAAAAAATTTGGGCTGAGTTCCAAACTATTGAGGCTAAAGGTGGTATCGTAGCAGCTTTGAAAGAAGGCTATCCACAAGCTCAAGTTAAAGCAGTTCTTGACGAACGCTTCAAAAATCTTTCATTCCGCAGAGATGTGGCTGTAGGTAATAACATGTATGCGAACATGACTGAAGAATTGCTTGATCCAAAACCAGAAAATCAAGAAACATTGCGTCAAAAACGGGTTGCTCAAATCGAGGAGTACTTGGCAAGTGCGGAGCCAGATGCGGTTGTGAAAGCACAGGCTACCCTAGAAGCAGGTACTACAGAGCCAGGCGCTTTGATTGGTCTTATTGAACTCGGTGCATTACAAAAATTAACAATACGTCAAATCCGGAAGGCTTTAGATGCTGGCGATATTGCTTCCGAAACCATTGAATCCATTGCAGCTCATCGCTGGACTGAACAGTTTGAAGCACTTCGCATGCGCACTGAGAATTATAAACAACGTACGAAAGATAATGTGAAGGTATTCTTGGCCAATATGGGCCCAATCCCTCAACATAAACCTCGGGCGGACTTCTCCACAGGCTTCTTCGAAGTAGGTGCTTTTGAAGTTATCAAAAATGATGGTCATGAAACAACGGCTGATGCTGCGAAAGCTGCTCGTGAAAGTGGTGCTGATGTTGTCGTTATCTGTTCTACAGATGATACATATCCAGAATTGGTACCACCACTTGCTAAGGAATTGAAAGAAACTATGCCGAATGTAACGGTTATTTTAGCAGGGGCACCTCCTAAGGACTTAGAACCTGTATACCGTGAAGCTGGTGTGGACGACTTCATTTCTGTTCGTGCAAATTGTTACGAAATCTTGAATACGTTACAAGATAAGAAAGGGATGTGA
- the rarD gene encoding EamA family transporter RarD, whose protein sequence is MDHTSKKGLITALSCYIIWGLLPLYWALLNHVSPYNILAQRIIWSGICMAIVVFGLHFKQFKKDFQLLKEQRSQLFLLLVAAVIISVNWFTYIWAIANNQVMNTSLGYYINPLFNVVLGVILFKEVLSIPKKLSVLIATIGIALLTYQVGSLPLVSMILAVSFGLYGAVKKKLLISPFTSIAFEAWLLTPLALLYTTMIDNTVWSYFSTDWYTSMLLIACGLTTSVPLVLFSYGAQLLPLNLLGFLQYVSPTIALLLAIFYFGESFGTPQMIAFGCIWIALVLFSLSSQITTCISLKK, encoded by the coding sequence ATGGACCATACAAGTAAAAAAGGGTTAATCACAGCCCTTAGTTGTTATATAATTTGGGGCTTACTCCCTCTATATTGGGCATTATTAAATCATGTTTCACCGTATAATATACTGGCACAACGCATTATCTGGTCAGGTATTTGCATGGCGATCGTTGTATTTGGCCTACATTTTAAACAATTCAAAAAGGACTTTCAATTACTAAAAGAACAACGTTCACAACTATTCCTACTTTTAGTTGCGGCAGTCATCATCAGCGTAAACTGGTTCACCTACATTTGGGCCATCGCCAATAATCAAGTTATGAACACGAGCCTTGGCTATTACATCAACCCACTCTTCAATGTAGTATTAGGTGTCATCCTATTTAAAGAGGTTCTATCTATACCGAAAAAGCTGAGTGTCCTTATCGCTACCATCGGCATCGCCTTACTCACCTATCAGGTAGGATCCTTGCCATTAGTGTCCATGATCCTCGCCGTTTCCTTCGGTCTTTATGGGGCCGTAAAAAAGAAACTACTCATCTCTCCCTTTACGAGTATCGCCTTTGAGGCCTGGCTATTAACACCGTTAGCCTTACTATATACGACCATGATCGATAATACAGTATGGTCTTATTTCAGTACAGACTGGTATACATCCATGCTGCTCATAGCCTGCGGTCTAACTACATCTGTTCCATTGGTGCTATTCTCCTATGGTGCGCAGCTATTGCCGCTCAACCTACTAGGTTTCTTGCAATATGTATCCCCTACCATTGCCTTGTTGCTAGCCATCTTTTACTTTGGTGAAAGCTTTGGCACACCACAGATGATTGCCTTCGGTTGTATCTGGATAGCCTTAGTATTATTCTCGTTATCGAGCCAAATTACAACGTGCATTAGCCTAAAAAAGTAA
- the scpA gene encoding methylmalonyl-CoA mutase, which translates to MFKNPDFSSLGLGSQTATSRDAWLAELQKETGKSFEDLYNTTMEQIQLKPLYTEMDYEGMTHLDYMAGVPPFLRGPYSTMYVTRPWTVRQYAGFSTAEESNAFYRRNLAAGQKGLSIAFDLATHRGYDSDHPRVVGDVGKAGVAVDSILDMEILFSGIPLDQMSVSMTMNGAVLPVMAFYILAGEEQGVDKKVMAGTIQNDILKEFMVRNTYIYPPATSMRIIGDIFAYTSQYMPKFNSISISGYHMQEAGATADIELGYTLADGLEYIRTGVNAGLHVDQFAPRLSFFWAIGKNYFMEVAKMRAARMLWAKIINSFGSENPKSMALRTHSQTSGWSLTEQDPFNNVARTCMEAMGAALGHTQSLHTNALDEAIALPTDFSARIARNTQLYIQDETKVCKVIDPWGGSYYVEALTDELIRRAWGHIQEIESLGGMAKAIDTGLPKMRIEEAAARRQARIDSGREAIIGINKYRLDKEDPLDILDVDNTAVREAQIRRLEQLRANRDEEKVQSCLEAITKATESGEGNLLALALEAARARASLGEISFAVEKVCGRHKAVIRSISGVYSSEFEDDDVIKEVRQMADNFEELEGRRPRIMIAKMGQDGHDRGAKVIATSFADMGFDVDIGPLFQTPEETAQDAVDNDVHIVGFSSLAAGHKTLLPQLVEELNKRGRGDILVAIGGVIPAQDYEFLREHGAVAIFGPGTVLPVAAKKLLETLTSHVQDESHD; encoded by the coding sequence ATGTTTAAAAATCCAGACTTCTCCTCTCTTGGCTTGGGATCTCAGACAGCAACATCTCGCGATGCATGGCTTGCTGAACTTCAAAAAGAAACAGGAAAAAGCTTTGAAGATTTATATAATACAACAATGGAGCAAATCCAACTAAAACCTCTCTATACAGAGATGGATTATGAAGGAATGACACACCTTGACTATATGGCTGGTGTACCTCCATTCTTGCGTGGACCTTATTCCACAATGTATGTTACTCGTCCTTGGACAGTACGTCAGTACGCTGGTTTCTCCACAGCGGAAGAATCCAATGCGTTCTATCGTCGTAACTTGGCAGCGGGCCAAAAGGGTTTGTCTATCGCCTTTGACCTTGCTACTCACCGTGGTTATGACTCCGATCATCCTCGTGTAGTAGGTGACGTTGGTAAAGCGGGTGTTGCGGTAGACTCCATCCTCGACATGGAAATTCTATTCTCCGGTATCCCCCTTGATCAAATGTCTGTATCCATGACCATGAACGGCGCCGTATTACCAGTAATGGCGTTCTACATCTTGGCTGGTGAAGAACAAGGTGTAGATAAAAAGGTTATGGCTGGTACAATTCAAAATGATATCTTGAAAGAGTTCATGGTGCGTAATACTTATATTTATCCTCCAGCTACGTCCATGCGCATTATCGGCGATATCTTTGCGTATACATCCCAGTACATGCCTAAGTTCAACAGTATTTCCATTTCCGGCTACCATATGCAAGAAGCGGGCGCTACTGCGGATATCGAATTAGGTTACACATTGGCCGATGGTCTCGAATATATCCGTACTGGTGTTAATGCGGGCCTTCACGTTGACCAGTTCGCGCCACGCTTGTCCTTCTTCTGGGCAATCGGTAAAAACTACTTCATGGAAGTGGCAAAAATGCGTGCAGCTCGTATGTTGTGGGCTAAGATTATCAATAGTTTCGGCTCTGAAAATCCTAAATCTATGGCACTTCGTACACATAGCCAAACATCTGGTTGGTCTCTTACAGAACAAGATCCGTTCAACAACGTGGCTCGTACATGTATGGAAGCGATGGGCGCGGCTTTGGGCCATACGCAATCTCTACATACGAATGCGCTTGACGAAGCCATTGCGTTGCCTACGGACTTCTCCGCACGTATTGCGCGTAATACTCAGCTTTACATCCAAGATGAAACTAAGGTATGTAAGGTTATCGACCCATGGGGCGGCTCCTACTATGTAGAAGCGTTGACAGATGAATTGATTCGTCGCGCTTGGGGTCATATTCAAGAAATCGAATCTCTTGGCGGTATGGCGAAAGCTATCGATACAGGGCTTCCTAAGATGCGTATCGAAGAAGCTGCTGCACGTCGCCAAGCTCGTATCGACTCTGGTCGTGAAGCGATTATTGGTATCAACAAATATCGTCTAGATAAAGAAGACCCATTGGATATCCTCGACGTAGATAACACGGCTGTACGGGAAGCGCAAATTCGTCGTCTCGAACAATTGCGTGCTAACCGAGATGAAGAAAAGGTTCAATCCTGTCTTGAAGCGATCACAAAGGCTACAGAATCGGGCGAAGGCAACTTGCTTGCTCTTGCGCTTGAAGCGGCTCGTGCCCGTGCATCCTTGGGTGAAATTTCCTTTGCTGTTGAAAAGGTATGCGGTCGTCATAAAGCGGTTATTCGCTCTATTTCCGGTGTATACTCCAGTGAATTTGAAGATGACGATGTAATCAAAGAAGTACGTCAAATGGCGGATAACTTTGAAGAACTCGAAGGTCGTCGTCCTCGTATCATGATTGCGAAGATGGGCCAAGACGGTCATGACCGTGGTGCGAAAGTAATCGCTACATCCTTCGCGGATATGGGCTTTGACGTGGATATCGGACCTTTGTTCCAAACTCCAGAAGAAACAGCACAAGATGCGGTGGATAATGACGTTCATATTGTCGGATTTAGTTCTCTTGCGGCGGGGCATAAGACATTATTGCCTCAACTTGTAGAGGAACTCAACAAGCGGGGCCGTGGAGATATTTTAGTTGCCATCGGCGGCGTAATCCCTGCTCAGGACTATGAATTCCTACGCGAACATGGCGCAGTGGCTATCTTTGGCCCTGGTACAGTTTTGCCAGTAGCGGCGAAAAAATTACTAGAGACATTGACTAGTCACGTTCAAGACGAGTCTCATGACTGA